From the genome of Oncorhynchus masou masou isolate Uvic2021 chromosome 15, UVic_Omas_1.1, whole genome shotgun sequence:
ttaaaactcatttttcaaccagtccacaaatttcttgttaataaactatagttttggcaagtcggttaggatatctactttgtgcatgacaagttatttttcctacaattgtttacagattatttcacttataattcactgtatcacaattccagtgggtcagaagtttacatacactaagttgactgtgcctttaaacagctaagaaaatttcagaaaatgtaatggctttagaagcttctgataggctaattgacataattttagtcaattggaggtatacctgtggctgtatttcaaggcctaccttcaaactcagtgcctctttgcttgaaatcatgggaaaatcaaaagaaatcagccaaaacctcagaaaaacaattgtagacctccacaagtctggttcatccttgggagcaatttacaaggtaccacgttaatctgtataaacaatagtacgcaaatataaacaccatgggaccacgcagccgtcataccgttcaggaaggagactgCGTTCTGTCTCCAAatgatgaacgtactttggtgcaaaaagtgcaaatcaatcccagaacaacaaaggaccttgtgaagatgctggaggaaacaggtacaaaagtatatatagccacagtaaaacaagtcctatatcgacataacctgaaaggccgccagcaaggaagaagcaactgctccaaaaccgccactaAAAAAAACAGGCTACgcgttgcaactgcacatggagacaaaaatggtactttttggagaaatgtcctctggtctgatgaaacaaaaatagaactgtttggccataatgaccatcgttatgtttggagaaaaaagggggaggcttgcagaagaacagcatcccaaccgtaaagcacgtgggtggcagcatcatgttgtggaggtgctttgctgcaggagggactggtgcacttcacaaaatagatggctacatgaggaagggaaattatgtggatatattgaaacaacatctcaagacatcagtcaggaagctaaagcttggtcgcaaatgggtcttccgaatgaccccaagcatacttccaaagttgtggcaaaatggcttaagaacaacaaagtcacggtgttggagtggccatcacaaagccctgacctcaatcctacagaaaatgtgtgggcagaactgaaaaagtgtgtgcgagcaaggaggcctacaaacctgactcagttacaccagctctgtcaggaggagtgtgccaaaattcacccaacttattgtgggaagcttgtggaagtctacctgaaacatttgacccaagttaaaccatttaaaggcaatgctaccaaatactaaatgagtatgtaaacttctgacacactgggaatgtgatgaaagaaaaaaagcTTAAATAAATGATTTGTTCTACTattattgacatttcacattcttaaaataaagtggtgatcataatggacctaaaacagggatttttactaggattaaatgtcaggaattgtgaaaaactgagtttaaatgtatttggctaaggtgtatataaacttccaacttcaactgtaagtattcagaccctttactcatttggcagcgattatagcctcgagtcatcttgggtatgacgttacaaacTTGGCataactgtatttggggagtttctcccattcttcactgcGGATCCTCTCAAGGTCTATCAGGTTGGTTGGAgaacgtcgctgcacagctattttcagctctATCCAAAgaagtttgatcgggttcaagtttggGCTCTGGCTGGCCACTCGAGGatattcagaaacttgtcccaaagccactcctgtgttgtcttggctgtgtgcttcgggtttttgtcctgttggaaggtgaacctttgccccagtctgaggtcctgagcgctctggagcaggttttcatcaaggatctctctgtactttgctctgttcatctttccctcgatccggactagtctcccagtccctgccactgaaaaacctccccacagcatgatgttgccaccaccatgcttcaccgtagggatggtaccaggtattctccagacatgacgcttggcattgaggccaaagagttaaatcttggtttcatcagaccagataatcttgtttctcatggtctaagagtccttcaggtgcctttttggcaaactccaagtgggctgtcatgtgacttctactgaggagtggcttctgtctggccactctaccgtaaaggcctcattggtggagtgctgcagagatggttgtacttctggaaggttctcccatctccacagaggaactctggggtctgaatactttctgaattcacTGTTTATCAAGCAAGTATTATCATATTAACTTTTTTTTACATATAATAATCAGACAAATGCTGGTAAACACTCAAATACATTTTGTTAAAATGTTTTCACAAAATGAGTGCTCTGGGCccttactagtcctgtattagtgaACCAAAATAGACATCTTCAGCGCAGGCAGGCATTTTTGCAGCAGCCCCACCCTCAAACTACTTCCTGTGGCTATGTCCACAagggaagaagccagatgtggtggtcctgggctggcgtagttacacgtggtctgtagttgtgaggccagttgggcGTACTACCAAATTTTCTACAACAAGGTTGGAGGCaggttatggtagagaaattagcaacagctctggtggtcattcctgtagtcagcatgccatttgcacactccctcaaaacttgagagatCTGTGGCGTTGTTCTGTTTGAGTGGCCTTTTACTGCCCCCAgctcaaggtgcacctgtgtaataatcatgctgtttaatcagcttcttgatattccacacctgtcaggtggatggattatcttggcgaaggaggaatgctcaataacagggatgtaaacaaaattgaacagcatttgagagaaataacatatggaatacTTCAGGGATCTTTTAGTTCATCTCAGCttgaaaatataaaatatatatatatatatattgaaaataGCTGTCTAGCATGATcaacatccaacctgacagcgcttgaagaattttcaaaagaataaagtGCAGATATTgtataatccaggtgtgcaaagctcttagagacttacccagaaagactcactgctgtaattgctgccaaaggttattctaacatgtattgactcaagggtatgaatacttatcaAAGACATATTTGTTTTCTATTTTTCATGAATATTTGTACATATGTTAGAATTTCTTTCACTTTGACAAAGTATTGTGTAGACCGTTGACACAACAAAATGACAactaaatcaattttaatcccgcttggaaaaacaaaatgtggaaagagtaaaggggtatgaatagtttctgaaggcacttggGTGGTCTAcaagtggtgtgtgtgtcactcaTAGATCCAGTGTCCGCTGCTGTCCTCCCAGCACTGTAGCTCATTCTGCCTGAACCACAGAGAGATCTCTCTCTGAGCGCTCTCCACAGAGTCACTGCCATGGATCACATTCCTACAACACAGAAAGTCAACAAGATATAATTTCATGGTCACTGATGATAACATGTattgcttccatccctctcttcgcccctacctgggctcaaacaaGGGAccatctgcacacatcaacaactgcctcccatGAATCATCATTACCTATTGctccagggtagcctagtggttagagtgttggactagtaaccagaaggttgcaagttcaaacccccaagctgacaaggtacaaatctgtcattctgcccctgaacaggaagttaacccacggttcctaggccgtcattgaaaataagaatttgttcttaactgacttgcctggttaaataaaaggttaaaaaaaataatattgcgCCACAAAAGCAGAGGccattgcagagcaagggaaacaacgacttcaaggtctcagagcaagtgacgtcactgattgaaacgctattagtgcgcaccaaactagctagccatttcacaaccagtttcacacagacacactttacCTGCCCACTTCCAAACAGTAGTCTCCTCTGATGGTTCCTGGTAGGGAGTCTGCCGGGTTGGTCTCCCCCAGCATCTTGCGAGACATCTTCACCACATCCAGACCTTGCCACAcctgcacacatatacacacctgGATGAACAATTGCACAACTAGGGATGTGCACATTAACGTGGATAACCAGTAACGTTTAAATTGTGTAAACCATAATAAAATATGTAAAATATCTTGAGCGGGAGAGGGCAGCTGTGTATGTAGTAGTAGGCATGCTATCTCACCATGGCAACGATGGGTCCAGAGCTCATGTTGCGCACCAATCCATTGAAGAAGGGTTTGTCTCTCAGGTCCCTGTAGTGCTCTCTCAGGAGATCCTCGGATGCCTGgcgaacacacacacccacccacacacatcaTATCAGAGAGAGATCCAACACAGACAGTATATCATAAGCCCCTTTCACAAAtataaatcacattttatttaaata
Proteins encoded in this window:
- the LOC135556046 gene encoding nucleoside diphosphate kinase 3-like isoform X2, with the protein product MIFLLTILASVFQTGWTGVNEHSFIAVKPDGVHRRLVGEIIQRFEKKGFRLVGMKLVQASEDLLREHYRDLRDKPFFNGLVRNMSSGPIVAMVWQGLDVVKMSRKMLGETNPADSLPGTIRGDYCLEVGRNVIHGSDSVESAQREISLWFRQNELQCWEDSSGHWIYE
- the LOC135556046 gene encoding nucleoside diphosphate kinase 3-like isoform X1 translates to MGRRKRSLPVQQEKIEDLEAKHARIEESDGWTGVNEHSFIAVKPDGVHRRLVGEIIQRFEKKGFRLVGMKLVQASEDLLREHYRDLRDKPFFNGLVRNMSSGPIVAMVWQGLDVVKMSRKMLGETNPADSLPGTIRGDYCLEVGRNVIHGSDSVESAQREISLWFRQNELQCWEDSSGHWIYE